The Peribacillus simplex genome contains the following window.
GCGTTCTTTCATAATCCACTTACCATCAATCATTACATGTTTGATAGAATCTTCTTTCAAGTAAAGTAATAAATTATGCAGCAATGTAGAATAATGCTCTGTTTCGAGTAATGGTAAAAGAAAATCTTCTTTTTTAATAAATACGAGGTCTGCTTTATAACCTTCTTGAATTTGTCCAACTTCTCGTTCCAGCCCATAAGCCTTTGCACCGTGAGGAATCGCCATTTTAAAAATATTCTCTGCGCTAAACTCTTCTACCGATTGATTGACCTTTAATAAATAATAAGACATCCTCATCGTTTCCCACATATTTGTTTCCGCGTAATCCGTTCCTAAACAAACATTAATTCCTTTTTGTAACATAGATCCTATGTTTGCAATTCCTGCACCTGTAGCTAAATTGGAAACTGGGCAGTGAACAATTGAGCTTCCGTACTTAGCAATGATTTCAAAATCTGAATTAGATAAATATACGCCATGGAAAAGGACTGTTTTGTTATCTAACAAAGATTTTTGATCATAAAGTTCCACACTTGATTTATTAAATTGATTTTTCACTAAATCATTTCGCCACCTATTTTCCATACAATGTGTCATTTTTATATAATCATCATTTTTCTTTTGCATAAGGAATTGTAAAGAGTCCTCTGTAATATCTTCTTCCTCTAATAAATGTGTTCCGAATAGTACATGATGATCTGACTCCAAGTAATCATCAATGGCATCATAGACATCAATGATTCCTCTTATGCCGATATCATTCATAGCTTTACTTAATAATTTAGGGTAATCGCCTGGGTCGGAGTCACTGACAAACGTCACGCCACATCTAATCATATCTAGATAACTCTTCTTTGCGGCCCATACAAAATCTTCTTTTGAGACAATATTATCTATATAATCAAAAAATAATTGTTGGATTTTCCCTTGCTTAGAATCGTTACACCAATCTTGTATGCCCATATCTTTTACCAGACCTCTTGTAAGTGGCGAATAGCTATGAAAATGTGCATTTATTAATCCTGGTAAAATTAGATAGTTCGTACAATCAATTGTCTCCTCAGAATCTATTGTTGATTCGAAATGAATTGTTCCATCAGTAATATAAAGGTCGCCTTTTTCAAATTTCATTTCATTACTTAAAAAGGTTGCATTTTTTAATAACATTATAAAACCCCGTTCTATCTTTATGTATTTATTAAAATAAAGTTTGATCAAAAATCTCCTTAACCCTTAAAAAAACAGCAAATAAAAAATCGTTATTGAAAAAGAATTGATCATTTCTTTTTGAACTAAAGCACCCCTTAGTTCAACAACAAAATTTATTATTATCCTATTACTTCTCCCAAAGCTCAATACGTCTTCCCTCTGGATCTTCAATCCAAATAAACTTTCCAAATTCATTAATCGTCTTTTCCATAGCAAGGGGAACGCCCATTTTTTCTAGATGTTTGATACTGTCATCCAAATTTTCAACTTGAAAGTTTAACATCACTTGTTGTTCTGTTGGAAAATAGGGGTCATTTTCAGAAAAGAAGGAAAAGATAGTTTCACTGCCTGATTGTGGTGTAATAATGGTACCATTCCAATTTTCAATTTCAATTTTCAGGACTTTACTATACCATTTTTTTATATCCTCTAGATTTTTAGTCCTCCAAAAGATTCCCCCAAAACCTTTTATTATCATAAGAATCTCCTTCCTATCCCATTAGTTATTTATTTAAATTCTAGTTTTGAAAGCGAATTCCTTCTTTCACTAACCTTCCTCGTTAGCCATTCATGAAGCGCAAAAATCGGCGCTTCACCACAGAGAATGAAAATTGGTCCCTATATCGATACTGTTTTAATGGCTGGTGAAGAAGGTCGTTAATTATGGTGCCTTTGAGGCCATCCGTTAGTCACTCCACCGACTGTGACACTTCTTTGGAAATTAAAAATTCGGAGCTAAATCTTTTGCTTGTGCAATAGCATTTTCTTTAATTTCTTGTGCTTTATCAGGCATTGCCGCATGACCTTCAACGAATAAACCTTCAAAAGAAGGAACTCCGAAGAATTGCATAATGATATTTAGATATCGGTGACCCATTTCCATTTCAGCTAATGGCCCTTCGGAAAAAATACTTCCGCGAGCTTGAATATGTAGGGCCTTCTTATCAGTTAAAAGGCCAACTGGACCTTGTTCAGTGTATTTAAATGATTTACCAGCAACAGAAACGGAATCAATATATGCTTTCAATACTGGTGGGAATGAAAAATTCCATAAAGGTGTTACAAATATATATTTGTCGGCAGCTATAAATTGCTCACATAACTCTGAGAGTCGGCCAACTTTTGCTTTCTCTTCCGACGAAAGTTCTTCAAACCCCTTTCCTGATTGAAGTTTCCCCCAACCGCTGAAAATATCCACATCAATTTCAGGAATATTTTCTTTATAAAGGTCAATGTTTACAATTTCGTGGCTAGGATTTACTTCTTTATAAGTTTCAATAAATGCTTTTCCCACAGCCATACTGTAAGATTGAGTGTCATCATGAGGATGAGCTGTAATGTACAATACCTTAGTCATTTTGTATCTTCCTTCCCTTCTACATCTTTGAACATTCTAGTTTGTGGTAATAAATTAACATTTATACAATTACCTCGTGATTAATCTAAGGCTCAAAGTGTATAGAAAATAATAATCAATAAATGTTAAAAATTTTCCAGTCTGTTTAGTGAGTGTA
Protein-coding sequences here:
- a CDS encoding amidohydrolase family protein codes for the protein MLLKNATFLSNEMKFEKGDLYITDGTIHFESTIDSEETIDCTNYLILPGLINAHFHSYSPLTRGLVKDMGIQDWCNDSKQGKIQQLFFDYIDNIVSKEDFVWAAKKSYLDMIRCGVTFVSDSDPGDYPKLLSKAMNDIGIRGIIDVYDAIDDYLESDHHVLFGTHLLEEEDITEDSLQFLMQKKNDDYIKMTHCMENRWRNDLVKNQFNKSSVELYDQKSLLDNKTVLFHGVYLSNSDFEIIAKYGSSIVHCPVSNLATGAGIANIGSMLQKGINVCLGTDYAETNMWETMRMSYYLLKVNQSVEEFSAENIFKMAIPHGAKAYGLEREVGQIQEGYKADLVFIKKEDFLLPLLETEHYSTLLHNLLLYLKEDSIKHVMIDGKWIMKERQIQTIDQQKVEQKYKEVVNGFIEYVHQKEITMK
- a CDS encoding VOC family protein, producing MIKGFGGIFWRTKNLEDIKKWYSKVLKIEIENWNGTIITPQSGSETIFSFFSENDPYFPTEQQVMLNFQVENLDDSIKHLEKMGVPLAMEKTINEFGKFIWIEDPEGRRIELWEK
- a CDS encoding FMN-dependent NADH-azoreductase, encoding MTKVLYITAHPHDDTQSYSMAVGKAFIETYKEVNPSHEIVNIDLYKENIPEIDVDIFSGWGKLQSGKGFEELSSEEKAKVGRLSELCEQFIAADKYIFVTPLWNFSFPPVLKAYIDSVSVAGKSFKYTEQGPVGLLTDKKALHIQARGSIFSEGPLAEMEMGHRYLNIIMQFFGVPSFEGLFVEGHAAMPDKAQEIKENAIAQAKDLAPNF